The following coding sequences are from one Halomonas sp. HAL1 window:
- the gloB gene encoding hydroxyacylglutathione hydrolase, with protein MMSVTPIPALSDNYIWLLRQDTSQSVCVVDPGEAAPVIEFLERESLTLKSILITHHHHDHTGGLAELIKRYSPHVIGPANPNIEGIDETVGDGDEVRIMGRLFDVIATPGHTLDHISYFTAGIPALLFCGDTLFCAGCGRLFEGTPEQMFAALNKFAELPEDTLVFAAHEYTQANLTFARAADPENEDVKHALQECEKARALDRPTLPSTIGRELKINPYLRVGTDSVRQAAGTQGVNDTDLATFTTLREWKNRF; from the coding sequence ATGATGAGCGTGACACCGATCCCAGCTCTAAGCGACAACTATATTTGGCTATTAAGACAAGATACCAGCCAAAGCGTTTGCGTGGTGGATCCAGGTGAAGCGGCCCCTGTGATCGAGTTTCTTGAGCGTGAGTCGTTAACGCTAAAATCCATCCTTATTACGCATCACCACCATGATCATACGGGTGGTTTAGCTGAATTAATTAAACGCTACTCCCCTCACGTTATCGGCCCAGCCAACCCCAACATTGAAGGGATTGACGAGACCGTTGGCGACGGCGATGAAGTCCGCATTATGGGCCGTTTATTCGACGTAATAGCGACACCGGGCCATACACTGGATCATATCAGCTACTTCACAGCGGGTATCCCTGCCCTTCTGTTTTGCGGTGACACTCTTTTTTGCGCTGGTTGTGGCCGTTTATTTGAAGGCACCCCAGAGCAAATGTTTGCCGCGTTGAACAAATTTGCGGAACTACCTGAAGATACACTGGTCTTTGCAGCCCATGAGTATACGCAAGCGAACCTGACGTTTGCTCGTGCTGCGGACCCTGAAAACGAAGACGTTAAACACGCCTTGCAGGAGTGTGAAAAGGCGCGGGCATTGGATCGCCCCACCTTACCCAGCACGATAGGACGCGAGCTGAAAATTAATCCCTACTTGCGCGTGGGCACAGATAGCGTGCGCCAAGCAGCAGGTACTCAGGGTGTTAATGATACTGATCTCGCTACGTTTACCACTCTGCGCGAGTGGAAGAACCGTTTTTAA
- a CDS encoding transglycosylase SLT domain-containing protein has protein sequence MTYRTIRQRLMLSAGSTVIMGLMLAAAASSQASAPAYETTASATTALPNGVTSTSPTDTKPYPTPFQTHFWEALELEPQNAWTTLRKSFQWQEKTLPVEAQARVDEWIEHYRSSPENIATITERATPWLAWITQQVSERGLPGEIALIPFVESSFDPGARSHRGAAGLWQFMPGTGDALGLVRNGNYDGRLDVLASTEAALDYLEMQADQWYEGDLMLSLAAYNAGAGTVNRAQRQIQSQGLSGDYWDLSLPYETMQYVPKLKAIATIINDPEKYGVSLPEIHIDPAFAKVQLAHAVSLSEASQMLDVSKMALAELNPGLLNGSIDPRSAQTLLVPEEVDKQVLAQLSQGNSQAQGNSQALAQNNSADTHRVERGDSLSAIAARYNIDQQDLIRWNSIDRPSALQPGQLLTLSGR, from the coding sequence ATGACCTATCGAACGATTCGCCAGCGCTTGATGCTGAGCGCTGGCAGTACCGTAATTATGGGCCTAATGTTAGCCGCTGCGGCAAGCTCACAAGCCTCTGCTCCAGCCTATGAAACCACCGCAAGTGCGACAACAGCCTTACCTAACGGTGTTACCAGTACGTCGCCAACCGATACAAAGCCCTATCCTACGCCTTTCCAAACCCATTTTTGGGAGGCGCTAGAGCTTGAACCCCAGAATGCCTGGACGACTCTGCGTAAAAGCTTCCAGTGGCAAGAGAAAACATTGCCAGTAGAAGCTCAAGCTCGAGTGGATGAATGGATTGAGCACTACCGTTCCAGCCCTGAAAACATTGCCACGATCACCGAACGCGCCACCCCCTGGCTTGCCTGGATTACTCAGCAAGTCAGTGAGCGCGGCCTACCTGGTGAAATCGCGTTAATTCCGTTTGTCGAAAGCTCTTTCGACCCAGGTGCACGAAGTCACCGCGGGGCGGCAGGTCTTTGGCAATTTATGCCTGGGACCGGCGACGCATTGGGGTTAGTGCGTAATGGTAATTACGATGGTCGTCTGGATGTTCTAGCCTCTACCGAGGCCGCGCTGGACTATCTGGAAATGCAGGCCGACCAGTGGTACGAGGGCGACCTCATGCTTTCTCTGGCCGCTTATAATGCAGGCGCTGGCACCGTCAATCGCGCCCAGCGTCAGATACAGAGTCAAGGGTTAAGTGGAGACTATTGGGACCTGTCCCTGCCCTACGAAACCATGCAGTACGTTCCCAAGTTGAAGGCAATCGCTACGATCATTAACGATCCTGAAAAATACGGTGTGAGCTTGCCTGAGATTCACATCGACCCCGCCTTCGCAAAAGTTCAGTTGGCCCACGCAGTGAGTCTGTCTGAAGCCTCGCAAATGCTGGATGTCAGCAAAATGGCACTGGCTGAGTTGAATCCGGGTTTACTGAATGGCAGCATCGATCCACGCAGCGCACAGACACTGCTGGTACCCGAAGAAGTGGATAAACAAGTGCTGGCTCAATTATCACAGGGCAATAGTCAGGCACAGGGCAATAGCCAAGCGCTTGCGCAAAATAACAGCGCAGATACGCACCGCGTTGAAAGGGGCGATAGCCTCTCAGCGATTGCGGCCCGCTATAATATTGATCAACAAGACCTGATACGCTGGAATTCGATTGACCGCCCCAGCGCTTTACAACCGGGGCAGTTACTGACACTTTCAGGGCGTTGA
- a CDS encoding ABC transporter permease, with amino-acid sequence MASLSSYFSPITRRRLAAFKANRRARVSLWLFTALFVFSLFAELIANDKPIIMQYDGQWYVPLLVDYPETEFDGFLPTRTDYLDPFIQQQIKEHGWALWPAIPYSYQTLDMNMTRPSPAPPDSRHWLGTDDQGRDVLARVIYGFRLSVAFALVLTAGSLVIGVVVGGVQGYFGGKIDLIGQRVTEIWSGLPVLFLLIILASFVQPGFWWLLGIMLLFSWLGLVDIVRAEFLRARNLEYVRAAKSMGLPSRLIMWRHVLPNAMVATLTFIPFLFTGAIGTLTALDFLGFGLPPGAPSLGELAAQGKNNLHAPWLGITAFMTLAIMLSLLVFIGEGLRDAFDPRHVQQRQAGPAQETQNA; translated from the coding sequence ATGGCCTCTCTTTCTTCTTATTTTTCGCCCATTACCCGCCGACGGCTGGCGGCCTTTAAAGCCAACCGGCGTGCCCGCGTATCGCTTTGGCTATTTACGGCGCTGTTTGTGTTTAGCCTGTTTGCCGAGCTGATCGCCAACGACAAGCCCATCATTATGCAGTACGACGGCCAGTGGTACGTGCCGCTGCTGGTGGATTACCCCGAAACCGAGTTTGACGGGTTTCTTCCCACGCGTACCGATTATCTGGATCCGTTTATTCAGCAACAGATTAAAGAGCACGGCTGGGCGCTGTGGCCAGCCATCCCGTATTCCTACCAAACCCTGGACATGAACATGACCCGCCCTTCCCCGGCACCGCCGGATAGCCGCCACTGGCTGGGTACCGATGATCAGGGCCGTGATGTATTGGCGCGGGTCATTTATGGCTTTCGCCTCTCGGTTGCTTTTGCACTAGTGCTCACTGCGGGCTCGTTGGTCATCGGCGTTGTGGTTGGTGGTGTGCAGGGCTACTTTGGTGGCAAGATTGATTTGATCGGTCAGCGAGTGACTGAAATATGGTCGGGCCTTCCGGTGCTGTTCCTGCTCATCATTTTAGCCAGCTTTGTTCAGCCGGGGTTCTGGTGGTTGCTGGGGATCATGCTGCTCTTTTCATGGCTTGGCCTGGTCGATATCGTGCGTGCCGAGTTTCTGCGTGCGCGTAACCTGGAGTACGTGCGTGCCGCCAAGTCGATGGGATTGCCCTCGCGCCTGATCATGTGGCGCCACGTGCTGCCCAATGCCATGGTCGCGACGCTAACCTTTATTCCGTTTCTGTTTACCGGTGCCATCGGCACCCTGACCGCACTGGATTTTCTCGGTTTCGGCCTGCCCCCCGGCGCGCCCTCGCTGGGCGAACTGGCAGCGCAGGGCAAGAACAACTTACATGCCCCCTGGCTGGGCATCACGGCGTTCATGACCCTGGCAATCATGCTTTCGCTACTAGTGTTCATTGGCGAAGGCTTGCGCGACGCCTTCGACCCCCGTCACGTACAACAGCGCCAGGCTGGCCCTGCCCAGGAGACACAAAATGCCTAA
- the rnhA gene encoding ribonuclease HI, translating into MTKEAAGQLPRVTVYTDGACRGNPGPGGWGVVLASGQHEKTLKGYESDTTNNRMELMAAIMALRTLNTPCEVALWTDSQYVRQGITQWIHNWLKRGWKTAAKQPVKNAELWKTLHEETQRHTIEWHWVKGHSGHPGNERADALANEAIDEHHKRRA; encoded by the coding sequence TTGACTAAAGAGGCTGCCGGGCAACTGCCTCGGGTAACGGTGTATACCGATGGGGCTTGTCGGGGCAACCCAGGCCCCGGCGGATGGGGTGTGGTGCTGGCGAGCGGCCAGCATGAGAAAACCTTGAAAGGCTATGAATCAGATACCACTAATAACCGTATGGAGTTGATGGCTGCGATCATGGCCCTGCGAACGCTAAACACGCCCTGTGAAGTCGCGCTATGGACCGATTCACAATATGTCCGACAGGGCATAACCCAGTGGATTCATAACTGGTTAAAGCGCGGCTGGAAAACCGCCGCCAAGCAACCCGTCAAAAATGCTGAGTTGTGGAAAACCCTGCACGAAGAGACCCAGCGACACACCATAGAATGGCACTGGGTGAAAGGGCACAGCGGCCATCCCGGGAATGAGCGCGCTGACGCGTTAGCCAATGAAGCCATTGATGAGCATCACAAGAGGAGAGCATGA
- a CDS encoding class I SAM-dependent methyltransferase: protein MSNSTTATTLAKRLISCQPYWQSEAGRSLWETQRACLGPVVESRVGGHSLELSMGPALMTMSAIPHSIRWSPTRPMAENESTLICPPDQLALPDRCLDVMVIHHWLEYLTDAHFALQEAARVTADNGILVLFGFNPIGVGGLARQWRKRQQQFPWDGTWRSVSRLRDWLAFVDFEVERVDYCCFRGRTSAKCGEYWESLGRRHNLPLGESYMIQARRRQRQAPVQRLKFGLKAPTSPASLGVTRSGSSAHYQSYQELPIQAQTHQPKDQEID from the coding sequence ATGTCAAATTCGACAACGGCCACGACACTCGCCAAGCGCTTAATAAGTTGCCAACCGTATTGGCAATCAGAGGCCGGGCGCTCGCTATGGGAAACACAACGTGCCTGTTTAGGTCCCGTGGTGGAATCGCGCGTGGGCGGCCACAGTTTGGAATTGAGCATGGGGCCAGCTTTAATGACCATGTCGGCGATCCCTCATTCCATTCGCTGGTCACCCACAAGGCCAATGGCTGAGAACGAGAGCACCTTGATATGCCCGCCGGATCAGTTAGCGCTGCCGGATCGCTGCTTAGATGTCATGGTTATTCATCACTGGCTGGAGTATTTAACCGACGCCCATTTCGCGCTTCAGGAAGCCGCGCGGGTCACCGCCGACAATGGGATATTGGTACTGTTTGGTTTTAATCCGATCGGTGTCGGAGGCCTTGCCCGCCAATGGCGAAAACGCCAACAGCAGTTCCCCTGGGATGGCACTTGGCGCTCTGTTAGCCGCCTGCGCGACTGGTTGGCGTTTGTCGACTTCGAGGTGGAGCGCGTAGACTATTGCTGTTTTCGTGGACGGACGAGTGCTAAATGCGGTGAATATTGGGAGTCGCTGGGGCGTAGGCATAACCTACCGCTAGGCGAGAGCTATATGATTCAAGCCCGAAGGCGTCAACGCCAAGCGCCAGTGCAACGCCTGAAGTTTGGTTTAAAAGCGCCTACGTCTCCCGCTTCATTAGGCGTTACCCGCTCAGGTTCATCGGCTCACTATCAATCCTATCAAGAGCTCCCAATACAAGCTCAGACGCATCAACCAAAGGATCAAGAAATTGACTAA
- the dnaQ gene encoding DNA polymerase III subunit epsilon, with protein MRQVILDTETTGIDPKDGHRLVEIGAIEMVNRRFTGRTYHQYINPERHIDAEVVAVHGIDDARVANEPVFAKIADEFWAFIEGAELVIHNAPFDVGFIDHELGMLNQQRKAPALGPVRDHCAVLDTLTMARAMHPGQRNSLDALCKRYDIDNGHRVLHGALLDSEILAEVYLAMTGGQTALTLDAASAAEQEQADTSSEGLSIQRMTLTPGQLRVVRPTDEEQVAHKAKCEAHQLNWFEGMASDA; from the coding sequence ATGCGCCAGGTGATCCTAGATACTGAAACCACGGGTATCGACCCAAAAGATGGTCATCGCTTAGTAGAAATTGGCGCGATTGAGATGGTCAACCGCCGTTTTACTGGCCGCACCTACCATCAGTACATCAACCCTGAACGCCATATCGATGCAGAAGTCGTTGCCGTCCACGGGATTGATGACGCTAGAGTCGCCAATGAGCCGGTGTTCGCGAAAATAGCCGACGAATTTTGGGCCTTTATTGAAGGCGCCGAGCTGGTGATTCATAACGCCCCCTTCGATGTGGGCTTTATCGACCACGAACTGGGTATGCTTAATCAGCAGCGTAAAGCTCCCGCATTGGGGCCGGTGCGCGATCACTGCGCGGTATTAGATACCCTGACGATGGCTCGGGCCATGCACCCCGGCCAGCGCAATAGTCTTGATGCATTATGCAAACGTTATGATATCGATAATGGCCACCGCGTACTGCACGGCGCGCTATTAGACTCTGAAATTCTCGCTGAAGTTTATTTGGCGATGACCGGCGGGCAAACCGCACTGACGTTAGACGCGGCCTCTGCAGCAGAACAGGAGCAGGCGGATACCTCCAGTGAAGGTCTGTCGATTCAACGTATGACGCTTACTCCAGGTCAGTTGCGCGTCGTGCGCCCAACCGACGAGGAGCAGGTGGCCCATAAAGCCAAGTGTGAAGCGCATCAGTTGAATTGGTTTGAAGGTATGGCAAGCGATGCTTAG
- a CDS encoding pseudouridine synthase, with translation MRLDRFLSETSPLTRSLAKRALKNGEVTLNGEPIKQSATQIDTDNDVVVLNGERLALVGVRYIMLHKPVDVECNARRGLYQRAIDLIDLPKAERLQPVGRLDVDTTGLLLLTDDGQWSHRVTSPRHRCAKVYIAELAEPMEGAAAEWAIGQVADGLMLDGEETLTQPATLRLLSPTQAELTITEGRYHQVKRMFAALGNHVNSLHRSSIGDLALDANLAPGEWRELTDDEIALF, from the coding sequence ATGCGCCTTGATCGCTTTTTAAGTGAAACCTCACCGTTAACCCGTAGCCTCGCCAAGCGAGCACTGAAGAACGGCGAAGTCACCCTCAATGGTGAGCCGATCAAACAGTCGGCTACCCAAATCGATACTGATAACGATGTGGTTGTCCTTAATGGCGAGCGGCTGGCGCTGGTAGGGGTGCGCTACATTATGCTGCACAAGCCCGTTGACGTTGAGTGTAATGCCCGCCGTGGCCTCTACCAGCGCGCGATCGACCTGATTGATCTGCCCAAAGCCGAACGCTTACAGCCGGTGGGGCGCTTGGATGTGGATACCACAGGACTGCTGCTGCTAACCGATGACGGCCAGTGGTCGCACCGTGTGACCTCGCCGCGCCATCGCTGCGCCAAGGTCTATATCGCAGAGCTTGCTGAACCCATGGAGGGTGCGGCGGCAGAGTGGGCGATTGGCCAGGTGGCGGATGGCCTGATGCTAGATGGCGAAGAGACGCTGACTCAGCCCGCGACGCTGCGGCTGCTATCGCCCACCCAGGCGGAGCTGACGATTACCGAAGGGCGCTATCACCAGGTAAAGCGTATGTTTGCCGCCTTAGGAAATCATGTGAACTCTCTGCACCGCAGCTCCATCGGTGATTTAGCCTTGGATGCTAACCTTGCGCCCGGCGAGTGGCGTGAGTTGACTGACGACGAAATTGCGCTGTTCTGA
- a CDS encoding microcin C ABC transporter permease YejB, whose protein sequence is MARYTLRRLLLMIPTLFGIMLLNFIIVQAAPGGPIDQMLARFEGADAMASTRLDMGGADVQVSDDSRGARGIDPRFIEQLEQQFGFDKPAHERFIGMMADYLTLDFGTSFFRDRPVTELMIERLPVSISLGLWTTLLVYLISIPLGIKKALRHGSRFDVWSSGLVIVGYAIPGFLFAILLIVLFAGGTYWDVFPLRGLTSPNFDQLSAWGKVKDYFWHITLPVIAAAIGSFATLTMLTKNSFLDEIHKQYVITARAKGADERRVLYGHVFRNAMLIIIAGLPAAMIGIFFTGALLIEVIFSLDGLGLLGFEAVMQRDYPVIFGTLFLYTVIGLILKLISDLTYVWVDPRIDFSTRES, encoded by the coding sequence GTGGCCCGCTACACCCTACGCCGACTGCTGCTAATGATTCCGACCCTTTTTGGGATCATGCTACTCAATTTTATTATTGTTCAGGCGGCGCCGGGCGGGCCGATTGATCAGATGCTGGCACGTTTTGAGGGCGCCGACGCCATGGCCAGCACTCGTTTGGATATGGGCGGTGCCGATGTGCAGGTAAGTGACGATTCTCGTGGCGCTCGGGGCATCGACCCACGCTTTATCGAACAGCTAGAACAGCAGTTTGGTTTTGATAAACCCGCCCACGAGCGCTTTATCGGCATGATGGCGGATTACCTCACGCTCGATTTCGGCACCAGTTTTTTCCGCGACCGGCCGGTGACTGAGCTGATGATTGAGCGGTTGCCGGTGTCCATTTCGCTGGGGCTATGGACCACGCTGCTGGTCTACCTGATCTCGATCCCCTTAGGTATCAAAAAAGCGCTACGCCACGGCTCCCGATTCGATGTCTGGTCTTCCGGGTTAGTGATTGTCGGCTACGCCATTCCGGGCTTTTTGTTTGCGATATTGCTGATCGTGCTATTTGCTGGCGGCACCTACTGGGACGTGTTTCCCCTCCGCGGCCTGACCTCGCCCAACTTCGACCAGCTTTCGGCCTGGGGCAAGGTCAAAGATTACTTCTGGCATATCACCCTGCCGGTTATCGCCGCGGCAATTGGCAGCTTTGCCACACTCACCATGCTGACCAAAAACAGCTTCCTGGATGAAATTCACAAACAGTATGTGATTACCGCACGCGCCAAGGGCGCCGATGAACGGCGGGTGCTCTATGGTCATGTTTTCCGGAACGCCATGTTGATTATTATCGCCGGTCTACCTGCCGCCATGATCGGAATTTTCTTTACCGGTGCGCTATTGATAGAAGTGATCTTCTCCCTGGATGGCCTCGGCCTGCTCGGCTTTGAGGCGGTGATGCAGCGGGATTACCCGGTTATTTTCGGTACGCTGTTTTTGTATACCGTGATCGGTCTGATCCTTAAGCTGATTTCCGATTTGACCTACGTGTGGGTAGACCCACGTATCGACTTTTCGACCCGGGAGTCATGA
- a CDS encoding ABC transporter ATP-binding protein, which yields MPNPLLRIENLNIAFDDTPVVHALSLTLNAGETLAIVGESGSGKSVSALGMINLLPSNATIKGERWLGDTDLSTLTQDQWNDVRGNRVGFIFQEPMTSLNPLHRVGKQIGEALRLHQGLRGQAARQRCKALLEQVKLPRPEELLDAWPHQLSGGQRQRVMIAMAIANNPSLLIADEPTTALDVTVQQEILALLRELRDHHAMGMLFISHDLNLVRRHADRICVMHQGRIQEIGPVEQVFQHPQSDYTKALLAAEPEGRPQAIKQAPPLLTARQLSVSFKRPKTGLFKRQPPAFVAVQPTDFQITPGETLGIVGESGSGKTTLASAVMRLVTSQGDVTLGNDKLSSLSGDDLRRQRHRFQMVFQDPYGALSPRMPVFDIVSEGLRFHYPHLTDKEVTQRVNQTLHEVGLPESCAARYPHEFSGGQRQRIAVARAIILEPELLVLDEPTSALDRTVQKQLVTLLRDLQARRQLSYLFISHDLAVIRAMAHRIMVLKDGEVVEQGPCLDVLSAPKHAYTQALIAAAHLAP from the coding sequence ATGCCTAACCCGCTCCTGCGCATCGAGAATCTCAACATTGCCTTCGATGATACGCCCGTGGTGCATGCGCTATCGCTCACCCTCAATGCGGGTGAAACCCTGGCGATTGTCGGGGAGTCCGGGTCGGGCAAATCAGTCTCTGCGCTCGGGATGATTAACCTCTTGCCCAGCAATGCGACTATCAAGGGCGAGCGTTGGCTGGGTGATACCGATCTGTCGACATTGACCCAGGACCAGTGGAACGACGTGCGCGGTAATCGTGTCGGTTTTATTTTCCAGGAGCCGATGACGTCGCTTAACCCGCTCCATCGAGTTGGCAAGCAGATTGGCGAAGCATTGCGTCTGCATCAGGGCTTGCGCGGCCAGGCGGCCCGCCAACGCTGCAAAGCGCTACTCGAACAAGTGAAACTGCCGCGCCCGGAAGAGCTGCTGGATGCTTGGCCTCATCAGCTTTCAGGCGGACAGCGCCAGCGGGTGATGATTGCCATGGCGATTGCCAATAATCCCTCACTGCTGATTGCCGATGAGCCCACCACCGCCCTGGACGTGACGGTGCAGCAGGAGATACTTGCCCTGCTGCGTGAACTGCGCGACCACCACGCCATGGGCATGCTGTTTATCAGTCATGACTTGAACCTGGTGCGCCGTCACGCGGATCGCATCTGCGTCATGCATCAGGGGCGGATACAGGAAATCGGGCCGGTTGAGCAGGTCTTTCAACATCCGCAAAGTGATTACACCAAAGCGCTGCTCGCCGCCGAGCCGGAAGGCAGACCCCAGGCCATTAAGCAAGCGCCACCGCTGTTAACGGCTCGTCAGTTGAGCGTAAGCTTCAAGCGCCCCAAGACCGGCCTGTTCAAACGCCAGCCGCCTGCGTTTGTGGCAGTTCAGCCCACCGATTTTCAGATCACGCCGGGCGAGACCCTGGGCATTGTAGGGGAGTCAGGGTCGGGCAAAACCACGCTGGCGTCGGCAGTCATGCGGCTGGTCACTAGCCAAGGCGATGTTACCCTTGGCAACGATAAACTAAGCTCCCTGTCCGGTGATGATTTGCGACGCCAGCGCCACCGTTTTCAGATGGTGTTTCAGGACCCATATGGTGCCCTTTCGCCACGCATGCCGGTTTTCGATATTGTCAGTGAGGGGCTGCGCTTTCATTACCCGCACTTGACTGACAAAGAAGTCACACAGCGGGTTAACCAAACCCTTCATGAAGTGGGTTTGCCCGAGAGCTGCGCTGCGCGCTACCCCCATGAGTTTTCTGGTGGTCAACGCCAGCGCATTGCCGTGGCCCGAGCGATCATTCTGGAGCCAGAACTGTTAGTGCTTGATGAACCCACTTCTGCGTTAGACCGTACAGTACAGAAGCAGCTTGTTACCCTGCTGCGCGACCTTCAGGCCCGCAGGCAGTTAAGTTATCTGTTCATTAGTCACGATCTCGCCGTTATTCGCGCCATGGCCCATCGCATTATGGTGCTCAAAGATGGCGAAGTGGTCGAACAAGGCCCCTGCCTGGACGTGCTTTCTGCGCCCAAACACGCCTATACTCAAGCGCTGATTGCCGCTGCTCACCTAGCCCCTTAA
- a CDS encoding extracellular solute-binding protein, with product MPRGLFFAKAFLLISGLLINVSILASEATPPIDSSQRPAGNNVVGDLNTDANNVVPVKTVHGLSLYDSPELPADFPYFPHVNPKAPKGGTITYTAVGGSFDSTNPFIIRGTPATGVSQIYDTLMASNPNEPFSLYGLLAEGVRLDPDREWIEFDLRPEARFQDGEPVTAYDVVFSLNLLREEGNPFYASYYAGVSEVIALNEHQVRFTFSDTDSRELPLIVAQLPILPRHYWEPREFTSPTLAAHPGSGPYLISEVDPGRRIVYQRDEDYWGKNLPVNVGRYNIDRIVYDYYRDRDIAWEAFKAGLTDFRTDARAATWAIGYDFPAYEEGLVKRLTVPDVNPSMMQAFVLNLRKEKFQDPRVREALSLTFDFPWLNTNIFYDTYRRTESFFQNSEMEATGLPSEEELALLEPFREVLIASHGSDRLFTEPLPIDQPLNLRERLRKALALLRDAGYRVEEGVLVNQATGQPLSLEVLLYDSGLERVVQPMLRNMARLGVQTSLRIVDINQYLNRQRNYDYDIVISHFPQSNNPGNEQRDFWTSDAAEAPQSRNRMALAHPAVDALVEAIISADGREELDTATRALDRVLRWGFYVIPHYHSGETRIAIWDKFGYPEPFPEYAMDLDAWWVDTEREAELQRQRR from the coding sequence ATGCCGCGAGGTCTGTTTTTTGCGAAAGCATTTCTACTTATCAGTGGCTTGCTAATAAATGTATCGATACTGGCGTCAGAAGCAACGCCCCCTATCGATTCTTCCCAACGACCTGCCGGCAACAACGTGGTGGGCGATTTAAATACGGATGCCAACAACGTAGTGCCGGTTAAAACAGTTCACGGGTTATCACTTTACGATAGCCCCGAGCTACCGGCAGACTTCCCCTACTTCCCCCATGTAAACCCAAAAGCCCCCAAAGGCGGCACCATTACCTATACCGCCGTGGGGGGCAGCTTCGATTCAACGAATCCGTTTATTATTCGTGGCACACCGGCCACCGGCGTTTCGCAAATTTATGACACCTTGATGGCCAGCAATCCCAATGAGCCCTTTAGCCTGTATGGTTTATTGGCTGAAGGCGTGCGCCTGGACCCCGACCGGGAATGGATTGAGTTTGACCTTCGCCCTGAAGCACGCTTTCAGGACGGCGAACCCGTCACCGCCTACGATGTGGTGTTCTCACTTAACCTCCTCCGGGAAGAGGGCAATCCGTTTTATGCCAGCTATTATGCGGGTGTGAGCGAAGTGATCGCCCTCAACGAACATCAAGTGCGCTTTACCTTCAGCGATACCGATTCCCGAGAACTGCCGCTAATCGTTGCTCAACTGCCTATTCTCCCACGCCACTACTGGGAGCCACGCGAGTTCACATCGCCTACCCTGGCGGCTCACCCCGGCTCCGGCCCCTACCTCATCAGTGAGGTTGACCCAGGCAGGCGAATTGTTTACCAGCGGGATGAGGATTATTGGGGAAAAAACTTGCCGGTGAATGTTGGCCGCTACAACATTGACCGCATCGTTTACGACTACTATCGTGACCGCGATATCGCCTGGGAAGCCTTCAAAGCGGGCCTGACAGATTTTCGTACGGATGCCCGCGCGGCCACCTGGGCGATTGGCTACGACTTTCCTGCCTATGAAGAGGGCTTGGTGAAGCGGCTGACGGTACCTGACGTCAACCCATCCATGATGCAGGCCTTTGTACTCAACCTCCGCAAAGAGAAGTTTCAAGACCCACGGGTACGCGAAGCGTTAAGCCTTACCTTCGATTTTCCTTGGCTCAACACCAATATTTTCTACGATACCTACCGGCGTACCGAAAGCTTTTTCCAGAACTCGGAGATGGAGGCCACCGGACTACCTTCGGAAGAAGAGCTGGCGCTACTCGAACCGTTTAGGGAAGTGTTAATCGCTTCCCATGGGTCTGACCGCCTGTTCACCGAACCGCTGCCCATTGACCAACCCCTCAACCTGCGTGAGCGTCTACGCAAGGCACTGGCGCTTTTGCGCGACGCGGGCTATCGCGTTGAAGAGGGAGTACTGGTCAACCAAGCCACCGGTCAGCCACTCAGCCTTGAAGTGCTGCTCTACGATTCGGGTCTTGAGCGAGTGGTTCAACCCATGCTGCGTAACATGGCCCGCCTAGGGGTGCAGACCTCGCTGCGCATCGTTGATATCAATCAATATTTAAACCGGCAGCGCAATTACGACTATGACATAGTAATTAGCCATTTCCCCCAGTCGAACAACCCGGGTAATGAGCAGCGCGACTTCTGGACCAGCGACGCCGCCGAGGCGCCGCAAAGCCGCAACCGGATGGCGCTCGCCCACCCAGCGGTCGATGCGCTGGTGGAAGCGATCATTAGTGCCGATGGTCGTGAGGAACTGGATACCGCCACGCGGGCGCTGGATCGGGTGCTGCGCTGGGGGTTTTACGTCATTCCTCACTACCACTCCGGCGAAACCCGCATTGCGATCTGGGACAAGTTTGGCTATCCCGAGCCCTTTCCGGAGTATGCGATGGATCTGGATGCATGGTGGGTGGATACCGAGCGTGAAGCAGAACTGCAGCGCCAGCGCCGCTGA